The Edaphobacter sp. 12200R-103 genome contains a region encoding:
- a CDS encoding sugar phosphate isomerase/epimerase, translating to MQHTRPAIHNAMWPGLVGKGPDSEPAIELETMLDLTAAAEVEGQKFDGVDLFASLPHIDIDSSKDDLQRVADSIASRNLVVGSLVAPVWPPTGGGSAMGSQEERDRFVTQVQKACAMGKTFRDLGIRKYGVIRIDSAASPAEWTKDPKGNTKKIAETFQRAADIAEQYGERLAAEGEICWGGMHGWRHMVELLETVNRPGTVGFQADMAHSLLYTLGYNAPEDRLLPEDFDWSNQDVLMEALTKLTDALRPWTIDFHVAQNDGTVHGSGSHDKTGRHCPANDPNGKMDVVKVAGMWMRDKSGQPTRAFQHICWDGCMFPNATMMSPDTWRNVLKTMISVRDAHGWD from the coding sequence ATGCAGCACACCAGACCCGCAATTCACAACGCGATGTGGCCCGGTCTCGTAGGCAAGGGACCGGACTCCGAGCCTGCCATCGAGCTGGAGACGATGCTCGATCTCACGGCTGCCGCTGAGGTCGAGGGGCAGAAGTTCGATGGCGTAGACCTGTTCGCCTCCCTACCGCATATCGATATTGACTCCTCGAAAGACGATCTTCAGCGTGTTGCCGACAGCATCGCTTCGCGCAATCTCGTCGTCGGCTCGCTGGTGGCGCCTGTGTGGCCGCCAACCGGAGGTGGTTCCGCGATGGGATCGCAGGAGGAGCGGGATCGCTTTGTGACCCAGGTCCAGAAGGCCTGCGCGATGGGCAAGACCTTCCGCGACCTCGGGATTCGCAAGTATGGCGTCATCCGCATTGACTCCGCAGCGAGTCCTGCGGAGTGGACGAAGGACCCGAAGGGAAACACAAAGAAGATTGCGGAGACCTTTCAGCGTGCCGCCGACATTGCCGAGCAGTACGGTGAGCGTCTGGCCGCCGAAGGCGAGATTTGCTGGGGAGGCATGCACGGCTGGCGTCACATGGTCGAGCTGCTCGAGACCGTCAATCGTCCCGGGACAGTCGGCTTCCAGGCCGATATGGCGCACTCTCTGCTCTATACGCTCGGATACAACGCTCCTGAAGACAGGCTGCTTCCGGAAGACTTCGACTGGTCGAATCAGGATGTCCTGATGGAGGCTCTGACGAAGCTGACCGACGCGCTACGTCCGTGGACGATTGATTTCCACGTCGCCCAGAACGATGGCACGGTGCATGGCAGCGGATCGCACGACAAGACCGGCCGCCACTGCCCTGCCAACGATCCCAACGGCAAGATGGATGTCGTCAAGGTCGCCGGGATGTGGATGCGGGATAAGAGCGGACAGCCGACGCGCGCCTTCCAGCACATCTGCTGGGACGGCTGCATGTTCCCGAACGCGACGATGATGTCGCCCGATACATGGCGAAATGTGCTGAAGACCATGATCTCGGTTCGCGACGCACACGGATGGGATTAG